In a genomic window of Pseudomonas mohnii:
- a CDS encoding NINE protein encodes MNTYQQPVPHQDTHSKVIGYLLWIFGFTGAHRFYYGKPVTGTIWFFTFGLLGIGWLIDLFLIPSMDREADLRFTAGPIEYNVAWILLTFLGVFGVHRMYQGKWISGLIYLLTGGLFFVGVLYDFWTLNDQVSLRNAQNRAAFQ; translated from the coding sequence ATGAACACCTATCAACAACCTGTTCCCCACCAAGATACCCACAGCAAAGTGATTGGTTATCTGTTGTGGATTTTCGGTTTCACCGGCGCTCACCGCTTTTATTACGGCAAACCAGTCACGGGGACGATCTGGTTCTTCACCTTCGGTTTGTTAGGGATTGGCTGGTTGATCGACCTGTTCCTGATCCCGTCCATGGACCGTGAAGCCGATCTGCGGTTCACCGCTGGCCCGATCGAATACAACGTCGCGTGGATTCTGCTGACGTTTCTCGGGGTATTCGGTGTGCACCGGATGTATCAGGGCAAATGGATCAGCGGGTTGATCTACCTGCTGACGGGCGGACTGTTCTTCGTGGGGGTGCTGTATGACTTCTGGACGCTGAATGATCAGGTTTCGCTGCGTAACGCGCAGAATCGAGCTGCCTTTCAGTAA
- the pyrR gene encoding bifunctional pyr operon transcriptional regulator/uracil phosphoribosyltransferase PyrR, giving the protein MSLPNPTELISQMAIRLKAHLEHRGISEPRYIGIRTGGVWVAQALLKELGSHEPLGTLDVSFYRDDFSQNGLHPQVRPSALPFEIEGQHLVLIDDVLMSGRTIRAAMNELFDYGRPASVTLVCLLDLDAGELPIRPNVVGATLSLAAHERVKLSGPELKLEVQDLAL; this is encoded by the coding sequence ATGAGCCTGCCCAATCCCACCGAACTGATCAGCCAGATGGCGATCCGTCTCAAGGCACACCTGGAACACCGTGGCATCAGCGAACCGCGTTACATCGGCATTCGTACCGGCGGCGTCTGGGTCGCCCAGGCCCTGCTCAAAGAGCTGGGCAGCCATGAGCCCCTCGGCACGCTCGATGTTTCCTTCTACCGCGACGACTTCAGCCAGAACGGCCTGCACCCTCAAGTGCGTCCGTCTGCCCTGCCGTTCGAAATCGAAGGGCAGCACCTGGTGCTGATCGACGACGTACTGATGAGCGGCCGGACCATCCGCGCGGCCATGAACGAACTCTTCGACTACGGGCGTCCGGCCAGTGTGACGCTGGTGTGCCTGCTGGACCTGGACGCCGGCGAACTGCCGATCCGCCCGAACGTGGTGGGTGCAACGCTGTCACTCGCCGCCCACGAGCGCGTGAAGCTGTCCGGCCCGGAGCTCAAGCTCGAAGTGCAAGACCTCGCCCTTTAA
- the metX gene encoding homoserine O-succinyltransferase MetX gives MPAAFPPDSVGLVTPQMAHFSEPLALACGRSLPAYDLIYETYGTLNATASNAVLICHALSGHHHAAGYHSPDDRKPGWWDSCIGPGKPIDTNKFFVVSLNNLGGCNGSTGPSSINPESGKPFGADFPVLTVEDWVHSQARLADLLGIGQWAAVIGGSLGGMQALQWTITYPDRVRHCLAIASAPKLSAQNIAFNEVARQAILTDPDFHGGSFQEHGVIPKRGLMLARMVGHITYLSDDSMGEKFGRGLKSEKLNYDFHSVEFQVESYLRYQGEEFSGRFDANTYLLMTKALDYFDPAANFDDDLAKTFAGATAKFCVMSFTTDWRFSPARSRELVDALMAARKDVCYLEIDAPQGHDAFLIPIPRYLQAFGNYMNRITL, from the coding sequence ATGCCAGCTGCCTTCCCCCCCGATTCTGTTGGTCTGGTGACGCCGCAAATGGCGCACTTCAGCGAACCCCTGGCGTTGGCCTGCGGTCGTTCGCTACCGGCCTATGACCTGATTTACGAGACCTACGGCACGCTGAACGCGACGGCGAGCAACGCCGTGCTGATCTGTCACGCCTTGTCCGGGCACCACCACGCGGCCGGCTATCACAGCCCCGACGACCGCAAACCCGGTTGGTGGGACAGTTGCATCGGCCCCGGCAAACCCATCGACACCAACAAGTTCTTTGTGGTCAGCCTGAACAACCTCGGTGGCTGCAACGGCTCCACCGGCCCAAGCAGTATCAATCCCGAGAGCGGCAAGCCGTTTGGCGCCGACTTTCCGGTGCTGACCGTGGAAGACTGGGTGCACAGCCAGGCGCGCCTCGCCGACTTGCTCGGCATCGGCCAATGGGCAGCCGTCATCGGCGGCAGCCTGGGCGGCATGCAGGCCCTGCAGTGGACCATCACTTACCCGGACCGCGTGCGGCACTGCCTGGCCATCGCCTCGGCACCCAAGCTGTCAGCGCAGAACATCGCCTTCAACGAAGTGGCACGTCAGGCGATCCTCACCGACCCGGACTTCCATGGCGGTTCGTTCCAGGAACACGGCGTGATCCCCAAGCGCGGGCTGATGCTGGCACGGATGGTCGGGCACATTACCTACCTGTCCGACGACTCCATGGGCGAAAAATTCGGTCGCGGCCTGAAAAGCGAGAAGCTCAACTACGACTTCCACAGCGTCGAGTTCCAGGTCGAAAGCTACCTGCGCTACCAGGGGGAAGAGTTCTCCGGGCGGTTCGACGCCAACACTTACCTGCTGATGACCAAGGCCCTGGATTACTTCGATCCGGCCGCCAATTTCGATGATGACCTGGCGAAGACCTTCGCCGGTGCCACCGCCAAGTTCTGTGTGATGTCGTTCACCACCGACTGGCGCTTCTCCCCTGCCCGCTCGCGGGAACTGGTGGACGCGCTGATGGCCGCGCGCAAGGACGTCTGCTACCTGGAGATCGACGCACCGCAGGGCCACGACGCCTTCCTGATTCCGATCCCGCGCTACTTGCAGGCGTTCGGCAATTACATGAACCGCATAACGTTGTGA
- the rdgB gene encoding RdgB/HAM1 family non-canonical purine NTP pyrophosphatase produces MINFTQLVLASHNAGKLKELQAMLGESVQLRSIGEFSQVEPEETGLSFVENAILKARNAARISGLPALADDSGLAVDFLGGAPGIYSARYADGKGDAANNAKLLDVLKDVPEAERGAQFVCVLALVRHADDPLPILCEGLWHGRILTEASGEHGFGYDPLFWVPERDCSSAELSPGDKNQISHRARAMDLLRQRLGLK; encoded by the coding sequence ATGATCAACTTCACGCAACTCGTACTGGCCAGCCACAACGCCGGCAAACTCAAGGAACTCCAGGCCATGCTCGGCGAATCGGTGCAACTGCGCTCGATCGGCGAGTTCAGCCAGGTCGAGCCTGAAGAAACCGGACTGTCGTTCGTCGAGAACGCCATTCTCAAGGCCCGCAACGCCGCGCGCATTTCCGGCCTGCCGGCGCTGGCCGACGATTCCGGGCTGGCGGTGGACTTCCTCGGCGGTGCGCCGGGCATCTACTCGGCGCGCTATGCCGACGGCAAGGGCGATGCGGCGAACAACGCCAAGCTGCTGGACGTCCTGAAGGACGTGCCCGAGGCCGAGCGCGGCGCGCAGTTCGTCTGTGTGCTGGCCTTGGTGCGACACGCCGACGATCCGCTGCCGATTCTCTGCGAAGGCCTGTGGCACGGTCGCATCCTGACGGAGGCCAGCGGTGAACACGGCTTTGGCTACGACCCGCTGTTCTGGGTGCCGGAGCGCGATTGCTCCAGCGCCGAGCTGAGCCCGGGCGACAAGAACCAGATCAGTCACCGCGCCCGCGCAATGGATCTGCTGCGCCAGCGTCTGGGCCTGAAATGA
- the metW gene encoding methionine biosynthesis protein MetW, with protein sequence MRADLEIIQEWIPAGSRVLDLGCGDGELLTWLRDNKQVTGYGLENDADNIAECVAKGINVIEQDLDKGLGNFASNSFDVVVMTQALQAVHYPDKILDEMLRVGRQCIITFPNFGHWRCRWYLASKGRMPVSEFLPYTWYNTPNIHFCTFEDFEALCREREAKVIDRLAVDQQHRHGWASKLWPNLLGEIGIYRVSSPGLADHKVAV encoded by the coding sequence ATGAGAGCTGATCTGGAAATCATCCAGGAATGGATCCCCGCCGGTAGCCGCGTGCTCGACCTCGGTTGCGGCGATGGCGAGCTGCTGACCTGGCTGCGCGACAACAAGCAGGTCACCGGTTATGGCCTGGAAAACGACGCGGACAACATCGCCGAATGCGTGGCCAAGGGTATCAATGTCATCGAACAGGACCTGGACAAGGGCCTGGGCAACTTTGCCAGCAACAGCTTCGACGTCGTGGTCATGACCCAGGCGCTGCAGGCGGTGCATTACCCGGACAAGATCCTCGACGAAATGCTACGGGTCGGTCGCCAGTGCATCATCACCTTCCCCAACTTCGGTCACTGGCGGTGCCGCTGGTACCTGGCCAGCAAGGGACGGATGCCGGTTTCCGAGTTTCTGCCGTACACCTGGTACAACACGCCGAACATCCACTTCTGCACTTTCGAAGACTTTGAAGCCTTGTGTCGCGAACGTGAAGCCAAGGTCATTGATCGGCTTGCCGTGGATCAACAGCATCGGCACGGGTGGGCCAGTAAGCTATGGCCTAATCTGTTAGGTGAGATCGGTATCTACCGCGTCAGCAGCCCGGGGCTTGCGGACCACAAGGTCGCGGTCTGA
- a CDS encoding type IV pilus twitching motility protein PilT — MDITELLAFSAKQGASDLHLSAGLPPMIRVDGDVRRINLPPLDHKEVQALIYDIMSDTQRVAFEKHLETDFSFDLPGVARFRVNAFNQSRGAGAVFRTIPSRVLSMEALGMGDVFRKMTDAPRGLVLVTGPTGSGKSTTLAAMIDYLNNHRHHHILTIEDPVEFVHESRKCLINQREVHRDTRSFPAALRSALREDPDVILVGEMRDLETIRLALTAAETGHLVFGTLHTTSAAKTIDRIIDVFPGDEKSMVRSMLSESLLAVVSQTLVKKIGGGRMAAHEIMLGTSAIRNLIREDKVAQMYSSIQAGGSLGMQTLDMGLKDLVAKGLVSRDHAREKARSPDNF, encoded by the coding sequence ATGGATATCACTGAGCTGCTGGCGTTCAGCGCCAAACAAGGCGCATCCGACCTGCATCTGTCCGCAGGCCTGCCGCCGATGATTCGAGTCGATGGCGATGTGCGGCGCATCAACCTGCCGCCCCTGGACCACAAGGAAGTGCAGGCGCTGATCTACGACATCATGAGCGACACCCAGCGGGTGGCTTTCGAGAAGCACCTGGAAACCGACTTTTCCTTTGATCTGCCTGGGGTGGCCCGTTTTCGGGTCAATGCGTTCAACCAGAGTCGTGGTGCCGGCGCCGTGTTTCGCACCATCCCCTCCAGGGTCTTGAGCATGGAGGCGTTGGGCATGGGCGATGTGTTTCGCAAGATGACCGACGCGCCCCGTGGCCTGGTGCTGGTGACGGGCCCGACCGGCTCCGGCAAGTCCACGACGCTGGCGGCGATGATCGATTACCTGAACAACCATCGCCACCACCATATCCTCACCATCGAAGACCCTGTCGAGTTCGTCCACGAGTCGCGCAAATGCCTGATCAATCAGCGTGAAGTCCATCGCGACACCCGCAGCTTCCCCGCGGCCTTGCGTTCAGCCCTGCGCGAAGACCCGGATGTCATTCTGGTGGGCGAGATGCGCGACCTGGAAACCATTCGCCTGGCGTTGACGGCCGCCGAGACCGGCCATCTGGTGTTTGGCACGCTGCATACCACCTCGGCGGCGAAGACCATCGACCGGATCATCGACGTGTTTCCGGGGGATGAGAAGTCGATGGTGCGTTCGATGTTGTCCGAGTCGTTGCTGGCAGTTGTTTCCCAGACCCTGGTCAAGAAGATTGGCGGCGGACGTATGGCGGCCCACGAGATCATGCTCGGCACGTCGGCGATCCGGAACCTGATCCGCGAAGACAAGGTGGCGCAGATGTATTCGTCGATTCAGGCAGGTGGGTCGCTGGGCATGCAGACGTTGGACATGGGGCTAAAGGACCTGGTGGCCAAGGGCCTGGTCAGCCGCGACCATGCGCGTGAGAAAGCACGGTCACCGGATAATTTCTGA
- the proC gene encoding pyrroline-5-carboxylate reductase: MSKTRIAFIGAGNMAASLIGGLRAKGLDAAQIRASDPGEETRARVSAEHGIETFADNAQAIDGADVVVLAVKPQAMKAVCEAIRPSLKPEQLVVSIAAGITCASMNNWLGAQPIVRCMPNTPALLRQGVSGLFATAQVTAEQRQQAQELLSAVGIALWLDEEQQLDAVTAVSGSGPAYFFLLIEAMTAAGVKLGLPADIAAQLTLQTALGAAHMAVSSDVDAAELRRRVTSPAGTTEAAIKSFQAGGFEALVEKALGAAAHRSAEMAEQLGR, translated from the coding sequence ATGAGCAAGACGCGTATTGCCTTTATCGGTGCCGGCAACATGGCCGCCAGTCTGATCGGCGGCCTGCGGGCCAAAGGCCTGGACGCCGCGCAGATCCGCGCCAGCGATCCGGGTGAAGAAACCCGCGCCCGCGTGAGCGCCGAACACGGCATCGAAACCTTTGCCGACAACGCACAGGCCATCGACGGTGCCGATGTGGTCGTGCTGGCGGTCAAGCCTCAAGCGATGAAAGCGGTCTGCGAAGCGATCCGTCCAAGCCTGAAGCCTGAGCAACTGGTGGTTTCGATTGCCGCCGGCATCACCTGCGCCAGCATGAATAACTGGCTCGGCGCCCAACCGATCGTGCGCTGCATGCCCAACACCCCGGCACTCCTGCGCCAAGGCGTGAGCGGCTTGTTCGCCACCGCCCAGGTGACCGCCGAACAACGCCAGCAGGCGCAAGAGCTGCTGTCGGCTGTCGGTATCGCCCTCTGGCTGGACGAGGAGCAGCAACTGGACGCGGTCACCGCGGTCTCCGGTTCCGGCCCGGCGTACTTCTTCCTGCTGATCGAAGCCATGACCGCCGCGGGCGTGAAACTCGGCCTGCCAGCCGACATCGCCGCTCAACTGACCCTGCAAACAGCACTGGGCGCTGCTCACATGGCGGTCTCCAGCGACGTCGACGCCGCTGAACTGCGTCGCCGCGTAACCTCGCCGGCGGGCACCACGGAAGCGGCGATCAAGTCGTTCCAGGCCGGCGGCTTCGAAGCACTGGTAGAAAAAGCATTGGGCGCCGCCGCGCACCGCTCGGCCGAAATGGCTGAGCAACTCGGTCGCTAA
- a CDS encoding YggS family pyridoxal phosphate-dependent enzyme has product MSTIADNIALVSSRIRAAALAANRDEHSVQLLAVSKTKPAQALREAYAAGLRDFGENYLQEALGKQLELADLPLIWHFIGPIQSNKTRAIAEHFAWVHSVDRLKIAQRLSEQRPADLPPLNICIQVNVSGEASKSGCTPADLPALANAISALPRLKLRGLMAIPEPTEDRAAQDAAFAAVQNLQASLHLPLDTLSMGMSHDLESAIAQGATWVRIGTALFGARDYSQP; this is encoded by the coding sequence ATGTCCACGATAGCAGACAACATTGCACTGGTTAGTTCGCGCATCCGCGCTGCCGCCCTCGCCGCCAACCGGGACGAACACAGCGTCCAGCTGCTGGCCGTGAGCAAGACCAAACCCGCACAAGCCCTGCGCGAAGCCTATGCCGCCGGCCTGCGCGACTTTGGCGAAAACTACTTGCAGGAGGCCCTGGGCAAGCAGCTCGAATTGGCCGACCTGCCCTTGATCTGGCACTTCATCGGCCCCATTCAATCGAACAAGACTCGCGCAATCGCCGAGCACTTCGCCTGGGTGCATTCCGTGGATCGCCTGAAAATCGCACAACGCTTGTCGGAACAGCGACCTGCCGATCTGCCACCGTTGAACATCTGCATCCAGGTCAACGTCAGCGGTGAGGCCAGCAAATCCGGCTGCACCCCGGCCGACCTGCCGGCCCTGGCCAATGCCATCAGCGCCCTGCCTCGCCTCAAGTTGCGCGGATTGATGGCGATTCCCGAGCCGACTGAAGATCGCGCCGCCCAGGATGCCGCCTTTGCTGCCGTGCAGAATCTGCAAGCCAGCCTCCATCTGCCGCTCGACACACTTTCCATGGGCATGAGCCACGATCTCGAATCGGCCATCGCTCAAGGCGCCACCTGGGTCCGCATTGGTACGGCCCTGTTTGGCGCTCGCGACTACTCACAGCCTTGA
- a CDS encoding dihydroorotase yields MKLSILGARVIDPASGLDQVTDIHIEACKIVAIGAAPAGFVAVDTLDAKGLVAAPGLVDLNVALREPGYSRKGSIVSETRAAAAGGVTSLCCPPKTKPVLDTSAVAELILDRAREAGNTKVFPIGALSKGLDGEQLAELVALRDAGCVAFGNGLESFRNTRTLCRALEYAATFDLTVIFNSQDHDLAEGGLAHEGPTASFLGLPGIPETAETVALARDLLLVEQTGVRAHFSQLTSARGVALIAQAQARGLKVTADVALYQLILTDEALIDFSSLYHVQPPLRTRADREGLRAAVKSGVVSAISSHHQPHERDAKLAPFGATEPGISSVELLLPLAMTLVEDGLLDLPTLLARLGAGPAEALRLPAGKLAVGGAADIVLFDPAASTVAGETWLSKGENCPFIGHSLPGLVRYTLVDGRISHQA; encoded by the coding sequence GTGAAGCTCAGCATTCTCGGCGCCCGCGTGATCGATCCAGCCAGCGGCCTGGATCAAGTTACCGATATCCACATTGAAGCCTGCAAGATCGTCGCCATTGGCGCCGCACCGGCCGGTTTCGTCGCCGTCGACACCCTCGACGCCAAAGGCCTGGTGGCCGCCCCTGGCCTGGTCGACCTCAACGTTGCCCTGCGCGAACCGGGCTACAGCCGTAAAGGCTCGATCGTCAGCGAAACCCGCGCGGCCGCGGCCGGTGGCGTGACCAGCCTGTGCTGCCCGCCCAAAACCAAACCGGTACTGGACACCTCGGCGGTGGCCGAACTGATCCTCGACCGCGCCCGCGAGGCCGGCAACACCAAAGTTTTCCCGATCGGCGCCCTGAGCAAAGGCCTGGACGGCGAACAGCTGGCAGAGCTGGTCGCGTTGCGCGATGCCGGCTGCGTGGCCTTCGGCAACGGTCTGGAGAGTTTCCGCAACACCCGCACCCTGTGCCGGGCGCTGGAGTACGCGGCAACCTTCGACTTGACGGTGATTTTCAACTCCCAGGATCATGATCTGGCCGAAGGCGGTTTGGCCCACGAAGGCCCGACCGCCAGTTTCCTCGGCTTGCCGGGCATTCCGGAAACCGCCGAGACCGTGGCCCTGGCCCGGGACCTGCTGCTGGTCGAGCAAACCGGCGTGCGCGCGCACTTCAGCCAGCTCACCAGCGCTCGCGGTGTGGCCCTGATCGCCCAGGCCCAGGCCCGTGGCCTGAAGGTCACCGCGGATGTCGCCCTGTACCAGTTGATCCTGACTGACGAAGCGCTGATCGACTTCAGCAGTCTGTATCACGTCCAGCCTCCACTCCGCACCCGCGCCGACCGCGAGGGTCTGCGTGCGGCAGTGAAGTCAGGTGTGGTGTCGGCGATTTCCAGCCATCACCAACCCCACGAGCGCGATGCCAAACTGGCGCCGTTCGGTGCCACCGAGCCCGGCATCAGCAGCGTCGAACTGCTGCTGCCATTGGCGATGACGCTGGTGGAAGACGGTTTGCTGGACTTGCCGACCCTGCTGGCGCGCCTTGGCGCCGGTCCTGCCGAGGCCTTGCGCCTGCCGGCCGGCAAACTGGCGGTCGGTGGTGCGGCGGATATCGTACTGTTCGACCCTGCGGCTTCGACCGTGGCCGGTGAAACCTGGCTGTCCAAAGGCGAGAATTGCCCGTTCATCGGACACAGCCTGCCGGGCCTGGTGCGTTACACCTTGGTGGATGGACGGATCAGTCACCAGGCGTGA
- a CDS encoding C40 family peptidase: protein MRPFIKTWLTICLLLPLAAHATNREQRLPNVNGYTPKSHASAPSNKSKKSVKHAPQLASNKKGLVPPMANKESSNVLSRAVNVLGTPYRWGGSSPSKGFDCSGLVKYAFNDATFDLPRTSNAMASGHGEKVNRNDLKPGDLIFFNIKSRRVNHVAIYLGNDRFIHAPRRGKSVTIDTLKKPYWENHYVVAKRVLPKDQNAMRVVQR, encoded by the coding sequence ATGCGTCCATTTATAAAGACATGGCTAACCATTTGCCTATTATTGCCACTGGCCGCCCACGCCACCAATCGTGAGCAACGTCTTCCGAACGTTAATGGTTACACCCCGAAATCCCATGCTTCTGCTCCTTCGAACAAAAGCAAAAAATCAGTCAAACACGCTCCACAGCTGGCCAGCAACAAAAAAGGCCTGGTTCCGCCGATGGCGAACAAGGAAAGCAGCAACGTGCTGAGCCGTGCGGTCAACGTCCTCGGTACGCCGTATCGTTGGGGCGGCAGCAGCCCGAGCAAAGGCTTCGACTGCAGCGGTCTGGTGAAATACGCGTTCAACGACGCTACGTTTGACCTGCCACGCACCTCCAATGCCATGGCCAGCGGTCACGGCGAGAAAGTCAATCGCAACGACCTGAAGCCAGGCGACCTGATTTTCTTCAACATCAAGAGCCGTCGAGTCAATCACGTTGCCATCTACCTGGGCAACGACCGCTTCATCCACGCACCACGTCGTGGCAAGTCGGTGACCATCGACACACTGAAGAAGCCGTACTGGGAAAACCACTACGTCGTTGCCAAACGGGTTCTGCCGAAAGATCAGAACGCGATGCGGGTTGTTCAGCGCTGA
- a CDS encoding DUF4426 domain-containing protein: MGRLALFLLTACLSVTAMAADVIKGERQETFGDMTVHYNTFNSTYLTPDIAKSAELIRSKNQGVINISVIKDGKPQMAQVSGSVKDLTSQSVPLIFKQITEQGAVYYIAQYPVPQQETRTFEIKVQTGDKINTINFNQELFPGE, translated from the coding sequence ATGGGTCGTCTAGCGCTGTTTTTACTCACCGCCTGCCTGAGCGTCACGGCCATGGCTGCTGATGTCATCAAGGGCGAACGCCAGGAAACCTTTGGCGACATGACGGTGCACTACAACACCTTCAACTCCACGTACCTGACGCCGGACATCGCCAAGTCGGCCGAACTCATTCGCAGCAAGAATCAGGGCGTCATCAATATTTCGGTGATCAAGGACGGCAAGCCGCAGATGGCGCAAGTGAGCGGCTCGGTCAAAGACCTGACCAGCCAGAGCGTGCCATTGATCTTTAAACAGATCACCGAGCAAGGCGCCGTTTACTACATCGCCCAGTACCCTGTGCCTCAACAGGAAACCCGCACCTTCGAAATCAAGGTGCAGACCGGTGACAAAATCAACACCATCAATTTCAACCAAGAGCTCTTCCCCGGCGAATGA
- a CDS encoding aspartate carbamoyltransferase catalytic subunit, with product MTPLETKRPLQLNDQGQLRHFLSLDGLRRELLTEILDTADSFLEVGARAVKKVPLLRGKTVCNVFFENSTRTRTTFELAAQRLSADVITLNVSTSSASKGETLLDTLRNLEAMAADMFVVRHGDSGAAHFIAEHVCPQVAIINGGDGRHAHPTQGMLDMLTIRRHKGGFENLSVAIVGDILHSRVARSNMLALKTLGCPDIRVIAPKTLLPIGIEQYGVKVYTDLAEGLKDVDVVIMLRLQRERMTGGLLPSEGEFYRLFGLTTARLAGAKPDAIVMHPGPINRGVEIESAVADGPHSVILNQVTYGIAIRMAVLSMAMSGQTAQRQFEQENAQ from the coding sequence ATGACGCCTCTAGAAACCAAGCGCCCGCTGCAGCTCAATGATCAGGGCCAGCTGCGCCACTTCCTCTCGCTCGACGGCTTGCGCCGCGAGCTGTTAACGGAAATCCTCGACACCGCCGACTCGTTTCTCGAGGTCGGCGCCCGCGCGGTGAAGAAGGTCCCGCTGCTGCGCGGCAAGACCGTGTGCAACGTATTCTTCGAGAACTCCACCCGCACCCGCACCACCTTCGAACTGGCGGCCCAGCGCCTGTCGGCGGACGTGATCACCCTGAACGTGTCCACGTCGTCGGCGAGCAAGGGTGAAACCCTGCTCGACACCTTGCGCAACCTGGAAGCCATGGCGGCCGACATGTTCGTCGTGCGTCACGGTGACTCCGGCGCCGCGCACTTCATCGCCGAACACGTATGCCCGCAAGTGGCGATCATCAACGGCGGCGACGGCCGTCACGCCCACCCGACCCAGGGCATGCTCGACATGCTCACCATCCGCCGGCACAAGGGCGGTTTCGAGAACCTCTCGGTGGCCATCGTCGGCGACATCCTGCACTCGCGGGTGGCGCGGTCGAACATGCTGGCGCTGAAAACCCTGGGCTGCCCGGACATCCGCGTGATCGCGCCGAAAACCCTGCTGCCGATCGGCATCGAGCAATACGGCGTGAAGGTCTACACCGACCTGGCCGAAGGCCTGAAAGACGTCGACGTGGTGATCATGTTGCGTCTACAGCGCGAGCGCATGACCGGTGGCCTGCTGCCGAGCGAAGGCGAGTTCTACCGCCTGTTCGGCCTGACCACTGCGCGCCTGGCCGGCGCCAAGCCCGATGCCATCGTGATGCACCCGGGGCCGATCAACCGTGGCGTGGAGATTGAGTCGGCGGTGGCCGACGGCCCGCACTCGGTGATCCTCAATCAGGTGACCTACGGCATTGCCATTCGTATGGCCGTTTTGTCCATGGCCATGAGCGGGCAGACTGCCCAGCGCCAATTCGAGCAGGAGAACGCCCAGTGA
- a CDS encoding YggT family protein — protein sequence MLGLNDAAIFVIQTLGSLYLLVVLLRFILQLVRANFYNPLCQFAVKATQPLLKPLRRVIPSMFGLDMSSLVLALIVQMVLFAVILLLSGYKVDVLFLVPWGLIGIFALFLKILFWAMIISVILSWVAPGSHNPGAELVQQITEPVLAPFRRIIPNLGGLDISPIFAFIALQLLQSWLIPRLAYYALMPKELFGLI from the coding sequence ATGCTCGGACTCAATGACGCTGCCATTTTCGTGATTCAAACCCTGGGCAGCCTGTATCTGCTGGTCGTGCTGTTGCGCTTTATCCTGCAACTGGTGCGGGCGAACTTCTACAACCCGCTCTGCCAGTTCGCCGTGAAGGCCACTCAACCGTTGCTCAAGCCACTGCGCCGGGTCATCCCGAGCATGTTCGGGCTGGACATGTCGTCGCTGGTGTTGGCGCTGATCGTGCAAATGGTGCTGTTCGCCGTCATCCTGCTGCTCAGCGGCTACAAGGTGGACGTGCTGTTCCTGGTGCCATGGGGTTTGATCGGCATTTTCGCGCTGTTTTTGAAAATCCTGTTCTGGGCGATGATCATCAGCGTGATCCTGTCCTGGGTCGCTCCGGGCAGCCATAACCCTGGCGCAGAGCTGGTGCAGCAGATCACTGAACCGGTACTCGCGCCGTTCCGCCGGATCATTCCGAACCTGGGCGGCCTCGACATCTCGCCCATCTTCGCCTTTATCGCGCTGCAGTTGCTGCAGAGCTGGCTGATTCCGCGCCTGGCGTACTACGCCCTGATGCCAAAAGAGCTGTTCGGGCTGATCTGA
- the ruvX gene encoding Holliday junction resolvase RuvX — MALRLILGFDYGTKQIGVAVGQVITGQARELCTLKAQNGIPDWDQVEALIKEWKPDAVVVGLPLNMDGTPSDMCVRAEKFARRLNGRFNLPFYTHDERLTTFEAKGERRDRGGQKGSYRDNPVDAIAAALLLQGWLDENSALFES; from the coding sequence ATGGCCCTGCGGCTGATCCTGGGATTCGACTACGGCACCAAACAGATCGGCGTTGCGGTCGGCCAGGTGATTACCGGCCAGGCCCGCGAACTGTGTACCCTGAAAGCGCAGAACGGCATTCCCGACTGGGATCAGGTCGAAGCCCTGATCAAGGAATGGAAACCCGACGCCGTGGTGGTCGGCCTGCCGCTGAACATGGACGGCACGCCCAGCGACATGTGCGTCCGCGCGGAAAAGTTCGCCCGTCGCCTGAATGGCCGCTTCAACCTGCCCTTCTATACCCACGACGAACGCCTGACCACGTTCGAGGCCAAGGGCGAACGCCGTGATCGTGGCGGCCAGAAAGGCAGTTACCGCGACAACCCGGTCGATGCCATCGCCGCCGCCCTGCTGCTGCAAGGCTGGCTCGACGAAAACAGCGCCTTGTTCGAATCCTGA